Part of the Denticeps clupeoides chromosome 3, fDenClu1.1, whole genome shotgun sequence genome, CCGCTTGAAGTTGGAGATGAGTGTTCTTTCACCAGTGAGCCTGAAGTCAGCCAGGTGCATAGCGAGAATTCTGGAAGAACTCAATCTGTTCTAGATTCGGTCATAGACAGTGCTGTGCGTACCGTTAATTGGGTGGCTGAAGTTACCGACACAGTTGGTTGTGCTGAAGATCCACAAGTGCCTTCAGGATTGGAAGTGTCAGAACCTGTTTCCCTACCTgtgaacaactcaccttgtgaTGACAGTGCCTCAAATAGCAACCATGATATTGAGACTGAAAGCCCCAGTGTTCCTGCTGGCTCAGTTATGGTTGTACCCTCCACAACCCCTTTGTCTGATGAGGTTACGTCCCAAGCAACTACTATATCCCAGATTAGGACGAGAGTAGGGAGAATAGTGAAGCCGGTAAGCCGATTGATTCATAACATGACACAGAAAAGTGTACCTATGGAAAGATCAGTTAGTGGGACTGTGAATCTCCTGTCATCGTAATCAATGTCCCATGTGATTGGCATTAATTGTAGATCCATTAAGACACACAGTTAATGAAGTTATCCTGTTCGTAGTAGTGAGTGGTGTATGGGGCACCTCTTGGTGGAGAACCTGGCCAGTTATCCTCTGTCATTTTCCCTGTAAGTGGGAGACATATGTGTTGCATAGTAGACGATGGTTGTATGGATGACCGGGTTCATAGCATTGTGTCATTGAGCTACTTACCTTACTGAATAAGTTTTGTGAAGTTCAGGGGGGAGTATGTGGCCGGGATGTTATGTAAGATAATTGTATGTATGTcgtgaactccaacaaaacttattgtaattgtaagctacggtgttcatgtgttttttctgtgtatttgtgggtgggaacgaaaattttggttccacattgtttgtgtggtcagggttacATTAATGGCGCACTCTATAGCTCGTGTTCACGTGCagttacctcagtgtgctgcgggagcgcgtgcagtgttctccatatcacgtgttgtatataggtgtattaaagttattaaagttaTGTCATGTTGTTGGTATTATGCTGTGTATTATAAGCGTTGTGCCGCACGCGcggttctaaaaaagaaaaaaaaaaattttatttgccgccacgtgttagcagaagcatgtgtctcgtaggatgagaggagggccgtgacgcgtgtgatcgttagccactgactgtaccctgctgtgttcccacaggtatgttaaatgtgaaatgtatgtaacgtagccactatacgatcgtcattttctttttttaaattgtattttagtgttttactgttgtttaatgtcactgttgggctcacctgtaaatagtttaatatatatCATTTAATGACTAAGTTACTGGTTGAATTCATGtggtgggtttatttatttattttttggttttttatttaatcatattttacaaGTTGTATTGACGGGCAGttgcctcagtgtgctgcgggagcagagaggggatgagaggagggccgtgacgcgtgtgatcgttagccactgactgtaccctgctgtgttcccacagaaataaaatctctcttttgacaccaactgatgtgcatgggtgattgGATGCTGGTGTGCATCCGTTACACAGGCAGCCAGAGTGGTCTCAGAGTGCGTGACCATAGtgcacccgtttcggtcaaaaACTCACGCCAAAGCAGCTTTGGAGGTTCTCTGACAATGTCCTCCGGGGGCACTCGCTGGGGCACGTGCCCACAGCTCCAGGACACAAGGAGCCAGCCCCTGCATGACCATGTCCGATTTTTAgagcacccgtttcggtcaaaaactcacccaaaagcagctctggaggttgTTTGACAATTGGACCTTCGGGGGGCATCGGGCACGCGCCCACATTCAGTGTCTGGCCTGCGGGGCACCCTGGGCAGTCAAAATACCTCCATGAAGTGTCCCTGCTTGGGCCCGACATCACTTAAAAATGAACTCCCAAAAAGTGTCCGATTTCGGTGCACCCTGGTCGGTCAAGAAACCGGCCGACCTCAGCCTTGGAAGTCCCCTGTGGCAAGTGGTGCCAAAATTTTGAGGTGATTTTTTTCAGAGgcaccaggaaaaaaaataaagacagcaTTGACCAAGCCCAAAAAAATAAGACAGACAGCATTGACCAAGCCATGTGGTTATTTTCAATGAAAATAATAAGAGAAGCATGCGGCAAAAGTCGGAagtggaaaaaagtaaaaaatgacaaaaaacaaactaaaacctAAGTGGGAagtgtaaaatgctcaaaaaagggcaaagtccaaaaaaaaaaaaaaagttgaattggaaaaaaaacaaaaactaagtCACTTCTGAGTCAATTTTTCTAAGtaatttttccacttttttattgGACACTtaaattttttccacttttccattccaactttttttttttttttggactttgcccttttttgagcattttttgacaaagtccagaaaaaaaggaactccTTAGTCACTTTTCTAAGCCACTtctaatttagtttttttggggggactttgtcgttttttccacttttccacttccaactgagttttttttaaaggactttgccctttttaaagcattttctgacaaagtaaaaaaaccTAAGtcaaaagtggaaaaagtagaaaaaaggacaaagtaaaaataaaaataaaagtggaaaaatgtaaaaaatgacaaaaaccaaACTAAAACCTAACCTTTCACACAAcactcaaaaaataaagaaaaagttaAGTGTCTCAAAACAAACATTGTACCAACCATAGATAGAGGACAgagaggaaggggagggggaacAAAGACACTTTAACACTCTTTCAGTTTAATGTGGCAGAGGAGACCTGCTTCCTGGgagtttattggccaagtatgtgagtgaacacatacaaggaatttgattatacaatatacaataaataaatacatacagaaaAGTACAAGGATTACAGGTCATAGAAATACCATAGCGTACATAAAGTGTAGGTGCAATGCTGTAAGGGATTACAAGAGTATTTTTGCGCTGAACGTTGTGCtaaaaatttgttttaaatgccaGAGGACCACCAGCATTTTTGTTTGTCGACTCACCGCTGGAGTTTTGCAATTTAGCAAAAATGACTACATGGTGACATGgttctgtatatatgtattttgtaaaaGTTGCATCTGTGTACTTGACTATTTATGCCACAATGACACAGTGGTTAATTGGTTTTAAGGACTAGCTGGCAAGACCATGGCAGCGTacacttattttattattattttttgtctcTCCAATAtctctgaaaaaaattatttaataagatGAATCAATTGCATCACTGTATTGACACCAATAAACTATTCACAGCAAATGTCTTGAGGACCACTCTCTGATCTTGGAGGTTCCTGGTCTTCTTCTGATGGCATGTAACCAGCAGAGAGCAGGCGTCAGACCAGTGGATGCCATGCCAGAGAGTAGGGGTGATGAGAACAGcctctatatttaaccatcacccttagtgaacagtgggcacccatgactatgataataatttcaAGAAACGGAGCGCAAACTTGACACtcgcatgcgcagatccgctaggCAGCATatttcgacagaacacctgtgttgtgcgtggtccacgcagcgtggaattacAAAATTAGACAGGAGATAGGGAGGGGATAGCCTAAtatatgaaacagaaaaaaacgccATGCaatccatttatttccacaaagtaactattctgattatcactaaTTTAAACGGTAACAAAatagttactcatattttgtattctaaatatgtaacgccattacatgtattccgttactccccaacactggctGAGGGAAGTATGCACGAGCAATAAAGGCCACacattgaaaacacacacagacacattacaGATTTCAGCCATCTTTAATGAAAAGCAATAAATGAATAGTACAAAATAGTTCCATTaattagaaaatatatatttaaaatagcaGACATAACACTTTCCTCAAAAACATGTCAGGCATTATTTTGAGTCTTGCATCaaagccagcagcagcagtggaggGTCTGTGGCACATTGTACTGTGACATGAACAGTGTAAATACCTACTGGCATACAGCAATTGTATAAAGTGGTTCCTTTAGTTACAGAAcagtattaataaaaaaaaaaaaaaaaacaacagtaggCACTTTAAAAAGAGCGTGCAGCACAACTAGATGTGCTATAAAAGGAAGTTAAAAGATATTCCATAACCTCATACATTAGTTTCCTAACCAAAGTGGGGGCAACCGTTTAGTTATAACCCAAAATACATAACGTAATATTTGCATAAGGCAGATTCCTGAGTGTGTGAATTATTTCGAATTTTAACACTGTGGACATGTGATTAAATGAACAAGatctgtgtaaaatgtgtacTGATGACAGTAAACCAATGGTGTAagatgtgcataaaaaaaatttaaataagaaagaaagggaagaggaaagccaaaaaaaaaaaaaaacaaacaagattTGGTTGAACATAGGTGCACTAAATAAAACTAGAATAATTTTTCCAGTTTGCTTTTAGGTTTATATATAATGCTGGATGAACTTGCCTCGATATTCAAAAAAAGCCCATAATATTTTCATGACATGTCTTGCTAAATAAACTATTATTTCAACAAAGACAAATGGTATGAAAAATAAGATATATGGACCGTGAACTAAAATATTTTAAGACAGTAGTTCATTTGTCCAGTAGGGGGCACCATTCAGTCATTTGATGGATCAGACGTTTCAGTCCTTAGGTCAGAGTCATCTTCACTGTCCACGCCTTTGCGACCAACACTACGGCGAATGTTTGTGTCCCCAAGTCTGAAAGGCATTAGAAcaaatgataatgatgatatgtgtgtgtgtgtgtgtgtgtgtgtgtgtgtgtgtgtgtgtgtgtgtacacacacacacacacacacacacacacacactagataCAAGTTTTGGTTCATGGTATGAAACAGACCGAACATACACACAGATCCCAAAAAGAGATGTACCTGAGCTTGGTTTTAAGAGAGGAGACCTCACGGTTCATGACATCGGCAGACTCTGTTGCGTCCTCCAGCTCCCTCTGAAGTTTCCTGCGGTAGACGTTGGCACGTGTGGCCTCTTCTTCAGCCTCCTCTAGCTGCCTCTTCAGTTGCCTAATGCGGATGTTCAGCTTGTCCACCTGCAGCCCATTAACAAGATTGTGGAATTTAGGGTTCAATGTGTTcaattggggtggtagtagcctagtgggtaacacactcgccagaagacccaggttcagatcccacttactaccattgtgtccctgagcaggacacttaactgactaagtcgctctggataagggcgtctgataaataaaataatgtatctacattaaaaaaaaaaacaaacaaacaaacaaataaataaataaataaataaaatgggttATCAGTTTATATTTCGATCACAAAAGCCCTGGTTCCATAAGTTATGGATCTACATtcaataaagttaaaaaaagtgaagtgattgtcacatgtgatacacagcagcacagcacacagtgcacacagtgaaatttgtcctctgcatttaacccatcaccctgagtgagcagtgggcagccatgaccggcgcccggggagcagtgtgtggggacggtgctttgctcagtggcacctcagtggtaccttggcggatcgggattcgaaccggcaaccttctgattacggggccgcttccttaaccgctaggccaccactgccaccaataAAACATTCACTCGATACCATGGAGATGATGGTGCCTGACCTGATCTTTGAACTGGTCAGCATTGCGTCTTTCATCCTCCACCTGCAGCAAGGTCTCCTTCAGGCGCTTCTCTGTTCGTTTCACCAGTTTTGTGGCCTGTTGCTTTTCTCTGTGGATAGAAGGAAAAGCCAGTTAAACTAGGAACATGCCCAAATCCTGCAGATCCCAGATCAGGAATATTTatccctgataaaaaaaataaattaaaaatgggCAGGAGCACTCACTTGGATTCCCCATctagctgctcctccagctgggCAATCTTGGCCTCCAGTGCTGTGATTGTAGACTTAAACTTGGACTTGGCAGTACCCTCCAGATCCTGCAGTTTAAGCTTGAGTTCTTTGTTCTGGCGGTCCAGCTGTGCTCGGGCTCCCTCCAGGCTCTGGCTATTGCTCCGTTCAGCTGTGATGTCTGTGGTTAGCTGATCAATCTGTATGTggcatttattaaataaattagacTGGTTAATATTAATGTTCTATTTAGGCCGCACCCATTTTCAGACTTAAACATACCTGCAGCATGGCTTTCCTTAGACGGTCGTTGACCAACTCAGTGTTTAGCTGCTCCtcttccatctcctcctccagctgagCAATGCGGGACTCCAGCCTCCTCTTTTCATCGTTGAGCAAGGAGCTACAGACATAAGGATGTAGTCAcgtttaaatgcaaatgaatgcagTCAAGGTCAATGATCAGATGAAAGGAGacaatcaaatgtaattagagaataataatttaaataaataaataaaaaaacaggaaaaatgggTGGAGCCAATGATCTACCACACTAAGGTCATGGACCATAGCCATGCTTAAACTCAAAACAGGCACACATTTAGAATTAACCTCAAAATGCCTGCCTGAAAGAGTCAGTGCCATTACATATGCTGGGTAGTTTAAAGACCAGTCTACACCTGATTATTTACTTAAAATGTTGTAGAATTTTACAAAATACCCTCAATgttatttgagaaaaaaaaatgccaaatgGGAACATGCCCAAACTGTTGCCCAAGAACCAAACAAGAATTTGGTTGGGAGCAATCTAAGAACCTTACATTTTGGAATTGTGGCCACTGAGCTCATCATGCATTTCATCCCTCTCCTGTTGGAGTTGTTTCTTGGACCTTTCACCTGCTGAAAGATCCTAGGGATAAAGGAAAGCacaaattttaaaaatagtGAAGACTGAAGACCATTCTAATTCAAAACCAAAAGGTTTGAATGGCCTGACCTCATGGAGTTGAATGTGCTCAGCCTCCATGCTCTTAATCTTCTTCTCATTGTCTTTGGCAAGGTTGAGGGCCTCATCCCTGGACATGCGCAGCTCATCCAGCTCTCGCATTTGGTCTTTCAGCAGGGCCTGGGCATGAACAAGAGGAAGTGGAGTTGTTAACTCAACCAACAAACAACTTGCCAAATCAGCTAAATCTGGCTCCTACCTGCAGCTTGCGGAGCTGTTTGTTAGCCTCATCGCGGGCCTTGTTGGCCATGTCGATTTGGGACCCCAGGTCTTTCAGATCAAGCTCCAGCTTCTTGCGTACGGACACAGCCTGAGAGCGTTGCTTACGCTCATCCTCCAGTTCCATTTCCATCTCCTTCACCTGAAAACCACAGGAGTTTCAAATATAGAATTTTCACTGAGAAATGCTGCTTTGATGGCAACACCAAAGTCAAAATACCTGCTTGAGCAGTtgcttcctcttctcctctccctgtTCGTCCCGACCCAGTAGGTCCCGCTCAAACTGCGCCTTCAAGGCCTGCATGTTCACCTCTAGGCGAAGTTTGGCATCCTCTGTGAGCTGCAGCTCATCCTCCAGCTCTTCCAGCTGGGTTTTCATCTCTTCCAGCTGCTGCTCCATTCCGCGCTTGGAGCGCTCCAGCTCATGGACCTGGCATTATAGAgcagttaaaaaagaaaacgtgGATCTTTGATAAACAATGAATCAAAGCTCCTTTGCAAAGGATCCTTTGCTAAGGTCTTACACTTTTGCCAACATCATCCTTTGAAGAAACCAGATCTTCCATTTCAGCCCGGAGCTGCTTGTTGGCCCGGTCCAGCTCATCGCGTGCGGCCATCACAGCCTCCAGCTCACGTGTCAGCGTCAAAGCGCGTGTCTCCTTCTCCCGCGCCTCGGCCTCAGCACGGTCTCGTTCCTCAGCATATTTTGTAGAGATCGCCTTCTCTTCGGCCAGCAGCTAAAGACATACAACAGGTGTTTTGGCAAAATCTTCAAGACCACAATGCCAACCCAGCCTACTCCATCTCAAACCTGCCTACTATTCATTCAGGAAGCACTCAAGGTTGAGGTTTGGCTTTGGTTAATAGCATGTTTCTTAAGCAAAGCAGCATTAACCGTAAACCTAAACAGCCATGTGCAGTCTAGTACCTGATCaaatttcttctgcttcttctccaaGTTCTGGACAATCTGCCGCTGGCTGTCCTGGCCTACCAGGATGTCATCCAGCTCCTGTTGCAGCCTGGTTTTGGTCTTTTCCAGCTTGTCGTAAGCAGTGTTCTTCTCATCAAACTGCTGGCGGAACACCTCGAGCTCCCGCTGGAGACGTTTCTTCCCCTCTGTGACACCCTCTAGTGTTTGGGCCTCTTGATCAATCTTCTTCTTCATATCTCCCAGCTAGAGTACAAACCAAAATCTTTTATTATGAAGATGTGCGTTCACagttaaacacaaaatgcatattTGTGGTTCCATCACATGTTTGGTATCACCTGGGCCTGAACAGTGTGAAGCTGCTTCTCCAAATTCTTTtttgcctcctcctcctcctccagcatctCTTTCAGGTTGTTCTGTTCCTCCTCCAGTTGGCGGAGTCGAGTGGATATTGCCAGTTTCTGACGCGTTTCCTCATCGAGGAGGCCCTTATGAACGAGAGGAGGTGCATTTCAACATAGCCTGTGATAGGAGAATGTTTACGAAAAACATGTGAATCATTTCATCCCATACCTGTGTGTTCTGAAGCTGGGCTTCAACAGATGAGCAATCTTTGGATGCTTTAATAGACTTGCTCTCGACGGCGGTCAGGGTGTTGGTGACATGGTCCAGCTCAGTCTAAAAAGATGGAAGAAATATCCATGAATGAATCTTCCAGAATCTTCTAAATTGCAATGTCTTCTCAGAGTTGAGTGCCATATAAAGAATCAAGGTAACTTTGTATAGAAGGCTTATCAACTTGACAATTGCCCATTGTGGTCTTCTAAAGCTTTTACTCCGTTTATATGACAAGAATTGATACATAAGTCCATGCTAGAGTCAagcaaaaaaagagaacagaactGAGAAGGTTGCAGAGAACTCATTACCTGTATCTTGGCCAGCTTATCGGTCAGCTCATGCCTGTGCCGCTCGCTCTCGTTATGCTTaacctgcagctcctgcagctgcGCCTCGGCCTTCTTCCTGCGGTGCTCTGATTCGCCTTTGCTCTGCGTTAGTGACTGCAGCTCGATCTGCAGCTCATTCTTCTCACTCTCCAATGCTTGCTTGGCCTTATCCACTGAAACCTTGCTCTAGGAGGATGAAGGGAAAGTATTTTTGAATCACACTGGCTGAAATCTTTTACCTGTATGTAAGGCAGGCTTGACATGGCCTtaaaataatattgcaatattttcacaCTAAATCACAATATGTATCTTGATATCTTTACATTGTGTCTGAATCACTGTATAAATGGTCCTTTGTTCAAAATTCATTATATTGGTGTCATTTGTGCAATAAAGTTAAGTTTCTTCTGAACCAAGTCGTCTACCTCCATCTCCAAAGAATGTCTCTGAAATCGCATAGGCTTTCACTTATCTTCGCACTAAGCTGTGAGCTTTCACTGTGCCCAGCAAAACAGGGAGTGACACAGCGAGCAAAAAAACACGGCACCGCACAACTGACCAATAGAAAAAAAGGCAATGAAGTGGGCTGTCAAACAAAGATGGAGAAAAAGTTGATTATAGCAGTGATACGTTGATTGCATCAATTTAATTAAACAGTGATGTGCATGTGCCAGGAGAGTTTGGTGGAGATGCCCCAGCTTAGGATATATTATTTGTGGTACTATACCAGACATTCTGAATTATAGTGCGCACCTGTATATACGCTGCATAAATTATACATaaaattatacataaaaaaaagaattgtacTATGTGCAGATATAGTGAAGACTGTTTACAACTGTGAAGGGCTGCGGTGACATGCTGCTGATGATCGCCACAGAGTATGACTGTGTCTTCGGAAATGGGTCTGTACTGGGAGAAGCAGTCAATCCAGAAGGGTATGCAGTGGCTGTGTCCATGACCAAGCAAGTCTTTGGTATCCTATGGATTTTTTTGGCAGTAGTGCCCTACTAGTTAAggatccaccaagatgccactgagcaaagcaccgttcccgcacactgctcactgtcatggctgcccactgctcaaacaagggtgatgggttcaaagaagatgatcacaatttgttgtgtgcacgtgtgctgtgtgaGTTTTACTACATCGCACATGGAACAATCTGAGAAATTGAAATATTCCATATATCGCCCACCCCTACCTGTAAAATGCAGTCAAACTGGATTATATGATCAGGGATCATGGTCTGTAggcactcacctataaaccagatgaccacaaaaaGTCATGTTCGAAACCcatttacaaccattgtgtccctgaacaagacacttgaccTGGAGTCGCTCCGGGGGACTGCCCTTTTACTACTACATTTACgtttgacatttatcagatgcccttacctAGAACCcgtgactctgtggtcttctggttcataggcgagtgcctTGACAACTAGGCTACCAACACCCTACTATTGAtcgtaatgtaatgtaatggttTGCAAACTTCTGTGGCTTTCTCACCCTCTTTGTCTGTTCCAGCTGCTCACTGAGTACCTCAAGGGCCTGGCCATGTTTCTGCCGCACCTCTACCAACATCTGCTCATGAGTACGGGCCTCATCATCCAGAGTCTTCTTCAGATGAGCCACCTCGGTCTCTCTCTTGGCcctgaaatacatacatttggGAAAATCCTCAAAGGTCCAatgttttaaaacagatttgtaaatttgttttgttgattGGAAAAGTGATTTGAATGTTGGAAATtagttttaataaatatttttaaattaaatgttcatttgattagGAAATCTCAGCCACCACCGACTgttgattcattttaataatcgtgagagagatgcaaaaatggatgctgaggaggtgaagcAGAGGCAAGCATGTGGCATTTCACTTCCCTGCAAGTCAAGATTTTGtagtgctttcaaaatgcttttattgatacaagcaagtgccattaaatcatatcgcaatcacaatattgatctcagtaatcaCAATATGACATTTTTCCCCAAAGTTTACCTGAGCTCCTGCTGGGCAGCAGTGGAGTCCAGCGTGTCTTCCAGCTCAGTCTTCAGAGCCTCCAGCTCCTCGCTCAAGTCACGCCGATGCTTCTCAGCTTTAGCTCTGGCTGCCTTCTCTAGTTCGAGGTCCTCCTGCAACTCTGAGAGTAGAGCCTCAAGCTCTCGGATCTTCTTTTGGGCTGAGTTCTTAAGTGCAGCCTCTTCTTCCATCCTGGAATGAAGATAAGAAGCttaaaggaaatgaaaaaggCTGCTGGGAAAATAGTAGTGCTGGAGAAAAAGCTCGAATTGGTCACCTGGCCAAGGCAGCCAGCAGTTCCTCCTCCTTCTTGGCCAGCTGAGCTTGAAGTTCAGCAATCTGAGCTTGCAGCTCGGCAATGTGATCATTCTGCTCAGTGAAGTCGCCTTCCAGCTTTCGCCGgttcttctccagctcctgccTTTGCTTCTCCTCCTTACGGAGACGATCTGAAATGCACCAATCCAATCCGATTAGAAGGGAGTCCAACTGACTCTTTTGTAAGCCTCCTTTCCTTGGTTTTGCATGCCGGATAGGGTCAGACTGTGACCATTTTAAGTATTGTTTAGCAAGTGATCGTAAGGTTGGGCATATcttggtcagtttttttttttttttttttacatttaaagcccATATATCCACCATCTTCTCAAGTCTTTGTAGCTATAAGCAGACCGGCTTACCCTCCAGGTCTGTGATCATGGCTTCATGCTTGTTCTTGAGTTTCTGGAGACTCTTTGatttctcctcttcctcagccATGTTGGTGGTGAGCTCAGCAATCCGCTCATCCATCTGTTTCTTCTcctacagaaacaaaaccatTGCTTCAGTGACCATGACAAAGTTCGGAACCATGTCCTCATTAAAGCTTAAACACGTTAATGTTTAGTTTATCTTGTCTATTGCCTACCTTATTGAGTTTGTTGTTCTGGTCATCAAGCATCATGACCTCCTCCTCAATCTTCTTTAGCTTTGAATCCATAGTGACCTTTTCCAGCTGCAGCTTTTGCCTGGCACTCTCTTCCTCATCCAGTTGCtgctccagatcctgcaggcaCAACCAAGGCATATTTGTTCTTCAATTTGAATTCAAATCCTAGACAAGGATAATGTCTCCCTTGATCCCTACTGTAATGTTCTGCTGCAtcttcttcctctccatctGCAGTTGAGTGGCtcgctcctcctcttcctccacacGTGCCTCCAGGTCATGCAGGATCTCCTCCAGCTCATGCTGCCGGGCGGTGAGACGAGTGCGCATCTCCTCAGCCTCAGCACAGAGTTCTGTCTCTGCCTGCAGCTGCTCCTGTAGGGCCAGCTTTTCTGCCAGAAGCTGGGTTTGAGAGGGGCAGAATCAAACATGAGGATTCCACTTAACTTGTGTAATAAAACATGCCTTCTGTTGAAGGTCTGAAGTCTCTCATGCCACGGAGTTTTTCCAGACCATTATTAATTAAGATCGCAGTTCAAGACTATTAACATCTGCTGTTTCCTTGGCAAATCATCCTGATCGGTTTCCATATCTAAGCCTT contains:
- the myh9a gene encoding myosin-9a; this translates as MSDAEKFLYADRNVLNNPLAQADWATKKLVWVPSEKLGFESASIKEEKGDECLVELTDSGKKVKVNKDDIQKMNPPKFSKVEDMAELTCLNEASVLHNLKERYYSGLIYTYSGLFCVVINPYKYLPIYSEEIVNMYKGKKRHEMPPHIYAITDMAYRSMMQDREDQSILCTGESGAGKTENTKKVIQYLAHVASSHKSKKDLGTAELSHGELEKQLLQANPILEAFGNAKTVKNDNSSRFGKFIRINFDVNGYIVGANIETYLLEKSRAIRQAKDERAFHIFYYLLTGAGDKLRSELCLEDYKKYRFLSNGNVTIPGQQDRDLFVETADSFKIMSIPEDEQTGMLKVVSAVLQLGNMSFKKERNTDQAALPDDTAAQKVSHLLGMNVTDFTRAILSPRIKVGRDYVQKAQTQEQAEFAVEALAKATYERMFRWLVMRINKALDKTKRQGASFIGILDIAGFEIFELNSFEQLCINYTNEKLQQLFNHTMFILEQEEYQREGIEWSFIDFGLDLQPCIDLIEKPSNPPGILALLDEECWFPKATDKSFVEKVCQEQGESPKFQKPKKLKDDTDFSIVHYAGKVDYKANEWLMKNMDPLNDNVTTLLNQSSDKFVADLWKDVDRIVGLDKVAGMSDSSQGAFKTRKGMFRTVGQLYKEQLANLMTTLRNTNPNFVRCIIPNHEKKAGKLEAHLVLDQLRCNGVLEGIRICRQGFPNRIVFQEFRQRYEILTPNSIPKGFMDGKQACVLMIKALELDPNLYRVGQSKVFFRAGVLAHLEEERDMKITDVIMGFQAWCRGYLARKAFTKRQQQLTAMRVIQRNCAAYLKLRNWQWWRLFTKVKPLLQVTRQEEEMLAKDEELVKVKELQLQAEEQLKDFDSKQKQLLAEKLALQEQLQAETELCAEAEEMRTRLTARQHELEEILHDLEARVEEEEERATQLQMERKKMQQNITDLEQQLDEEESARQKLQLEKVTMDSKLKKIEEEVMMLDDQNNKLNKEKKQMDERIAELTTNMAEEEEKSKSLQKLKNKHEAMITDLEDRLRKEEKQRQELEKNRRKLEGDFTEQNDHIAELQAQIAELQAQLAKKEEELLAALARMEEEAALKNSAQKKIRELEALLSELQEDLELEKAARAKAEKHRRDLSEELEALKTELEDTLDSTAAQQELRAKRETEVAHLKKTLDDEARTHEQMLVEVRQKHGQALEVLSEQLEQTKRSKVSVDKAKQALESEKNELQIELQSLTQSKGESEHRRKKAEAQLQELQVKHNESERHRHELTDKLAKIQTELDHVTNTLTAVESKSIKASKDCSSVEAQLQNTQGLLDEETRQKLAISTRLRQLEEEQNNLKEMLEEEEEAKKNLEKQLHTVQAQLGDMKKKIDQEAQTLEGVTEGKKRLQRELEVFRQQFDEKNTAYDKLEKTKTRLQQELDDILVGQDSQRQIVQNLEKKQKKFDQLLAEEKAISTKYAEERDRAEAEAREKETRALTLTRELEAVMAARDELDRANKQLRAEMEDLVSSKDDVGKSVHELERSKRGMEQQLEEMKTQLEELEDELQLTEDAKLRLEVNMQALKAQFERDLLGRDEQGEEKRKQLLKQVKEMEMELEDERKQRSQAVSVRKKLELDLKDLGSQIDMANKARDEANKQLRKLQALLKDQMRELDELRMSRDEALNLAKDNEKKIKSMEAEHIQLHEDLSAGERSKKQLQQERDEMHDELSGHNSKISLLNDEKRRLESRIAQLEEEMEEEQLNTELVNDRLRKAMLQIDQLTTDITAERSNSQSLEGARAQLDRQNKELKLKLQDLEGTAKSKFKSTITALEAKIAQLEEQLDGESKEKQQATKLVKRTEKRLKETLLQVEDERRNADQFKDQVDKLNIRIRQLKRQLEEAEEEATRANVYRRKLQRELEDATESADVMNREVSSLKTKLRLGDTNIRRSVGRKGVDSEDDSDLRTETSDPSND